In the genome of Synechococcus sp. CB0101, the window GTTGCTCAGCAGCGTGAAGCTCGGCGATGAGGTGATCGTGAATGCCAATGGCCCTTGCACGCCTTGATGGCGCTGCTCCACGGCTGCATTCAGCTGTTGCAGACCAGGTTTTGGCCGCGCCAGTTGATCTGGGTGGTGCCCTGATGCTCCCAAAGCTCAACGCCTGAGCCGCTGTAGCGGGCGCCGCTGCCGGATGGAGCAACGGGAAGCAGCACGTGTTGATCACCCACGGCTAACGCTGCACGGCGCGGTTCAGCCTGGTTGAGGTAAACCACTGAGACCGGTGCCTTGATCGGGCCCTGGCATTGCAGAGCCCGGGGCCAATACACACTCAAGGTGTAATCGCCATCACGGGTGAAGCGGATTCCATCCTCACCGTTCTCGCGCTGATAGCCGGTTCCTTGCTCATTGGCGTTGAATCGAAATACCCAGCGCTGCCCCATGTGCACCGTCACATTGCCCTGGCGTTGGCTGAAGCTGCAGGGGCCCGATTCCACAGCAATGGTGTGATCGTGGCGGCTCAGTTGGCAGAAGGCCGCGGTGCTGTCGGCGCGAGCTGTGGCGGGCCAGCTCAACAGGCTCAGGCCGAGCAGGGCGACAGCGGCGTTTGCTTGAACAGGGCGGAGTGTCATGCACAAACGCTAGGGATCAGCCCGTGCAGTGGGACTGTTCAGGCCGCAGGCTGAAACACGGTTTGTGAGCCGTTGATGGTGAGCGTCACCTCCGCCTGGGTGTCGACCGTGAACAAGCTCCAGGTGGCCATGGGCTCGGGATGGCGATGCACCTGCGGCCATTCGATGCGTTGTCCGCCGTAGGTGAGGCCCACGCAGGTGAGGCTCACGTCGTCGGCGAGCAGGCTCCAGAGCAGGGTGAGCTGGCTGCGTTCGTAGGAACTGGGGAGTTGGTGTTGGGCTTCTGCCGGCACCATGCCTGGCTCCAGCCCGATCGTGAGGGCTCGCTCCCAGCTGAGAAAGGTGCCGTCGTGGGTGGGATAAAACCAACAGGTTTCATTGCTGGCTTCGCTCAGTTCGAAGCGATCGAGGCAGTGGAACTGGTTGGGGTCAGCTCCGCTCTGGTACACGCCAATGGCGTTGCTGCGCGGATCGAACTGCGGCACCACGGCATCGCAGATGCAACGGCGGGATGGGCTGTCGCCTGACCAGGGGAGATCGGCCAGATCGTCGGTGGCCGTGGTGCCTGCCGTGAAGATGCGCAGGGCGAAGGCACCACACGGCCCCTGGCGCTGGGCCAGGGCGAGCTCTTCCCATGTGGCCTCCGCTTCCGGGAGGCATGCGGCTGGAGCCACCACAAACACCAGGGGATGGTCCATGGCTGGTGTCTGCGGCGCCCCCATTGTCCAGGGTGTTGATCAGCAGCGCACAGTCTGCTGCTGGGTGCGGTTGAACCGCTTGGTTCGTCGCTGGTGAGACCTCAGCCCTGGCGCTGCCCCAGGGTTGACCACAACCAGGCGCCAAGGCTCATCACCGCGGCGCCCAATGCCAGAAAAGCAATTAGTAGATCGGAGCGTTCCATGGCGGGGCGGGCTGAGCCGCTGGTTCAGGCGTTGGCGGAGCGACCAACCAGGGCTGTGACCAGCCAGGCGGTGATCAGCAGAGCGGGGATCAGGAGGCTCATCAGCCCAGCCCCAGCTGGCCGAGGATGCCTTTGCCGCTGAGCGCTTCAGTGGCGATCGCAATCACGAACCCGAGCATGGCCAGGCGGCCGTTGAGGGATTCCGCAAAGGGCACAAAGCCCGTGCGCTGATAGGGAATCTTGAAGTCGGAGCTGGCCATGATGGTCAAGCGTCTGTTACAGATGTTAACGCTTTGTGACGGGTTTGTCGTCTTTTTGAGGTGCTGCTGGCAAGCATCGGTTCACGGCTTGCCCCACCGCCGTGGCCACGTGTGATGTCGAAGCAGCGTGCAGAGCTGTTGGTTGTCGTCTTGTCTCTCACCCATCACCAGGCAGTGATCCTGAGTTGCCCCCTTCTCCATGACGGGGCGTTTGGTGTTTTCAGCTATCCCTTCAAGCTTTCACAGGCCTCCCCGTCTCCATCCCCATCGAGATAACGGTGCCCCTGCCGCAGTAGCACCTGCGCCTGGGCATAAGAGCCGATCTGGCTGCACGTGTAGCGGCGGCCAGTTGGTGCGCTCGAGCTTGAGCTGGGTTTGCGTTGGCCGGAGCGGTACTCCCACGGCCGCGTCAGCCCACCGTTGACGCCCCAGACGCCAAGCCTCTTCAGCCGGGCCTCCGTTTCCAGGCGCCCGTAGGTCTGCCGGTCGCAACCAGCGATGTACTGCCAGTACACAAAGGCCACGCCGGAAGCCACCAGGGCCTGGTTGAGGTTGCGGCCGCCTCTAGTGAGTTCGGCCACGGAGCGGCCGTAGCCATCGGTGGCCTTGATCCGCAGCTCCACGCTGCTTCCCACGGGCGCCAGGACCTGGAGTTGTTGCCGGGCCTGCGCGCCAAAGGGTGCCTGGCTGGATTCCGGCGCATCGATGCAGGCCAGACGCACGTTCACGGTGCGGTTGCCCTCGCGCACCCGCAGGGTGTCGCCATCGCCGATGGAGAGCACGGTGCCCGTGCGGGTTTGGGCGAGCAGTGCCACGGCTGCCAGCGGCAGGTCCAGGGTGATCACGATTCTCCTGCTGCCAATCGCTCCGCGTACCCCGCCGCCCATACCGCCGGCGCCAGCCCATCGGGCACGAGCCGCCGATAGCTCTCGCTGGCGAGCACCTCACTTAACGCCTCACCGAGCCGTTCCACCGAACGGCTCCCCGGTAGGCGGTGCTTGAGCTGTTGGTGCATCCGCAGCAGATACCAGGCTGATCCCTCCAGCCCGGCGTTGAACTTGCGCCACATCGAAGGGTCGCGGCGGGCATCGAGCACCATGTCGCCCGCGTTATGGGCCTTGTCGGCCGCCGTCACCAACAGCGAGGCCTCAGGCTTGTGCTCCAGAGAGGCGATGTAGCGGGTCTTGCGCAGCAGCCAGGGCTCCTTCTCCCCTCCTGCAGGAGTGCCGTTGGTGTCGGTGCAATCGCGCACGATGTCCGCCACAGGGCTTCCAAACCGTTCGGCGATGGAGGCGTGGCTCTGGCCGGCGTCCTCGATGGCGTCATGCAGCAGGGCGGCGATGGCTTGATCTTCCGTGCCGCCGTCTTCCCACACCAGGGCGCTGACGCTG includes:
- a CDS encoding MliC family protein; the encoded protein is MTLRPVQANAAVALLGLSLLSWPATARADSTAAFCQLSRHDHTIAVESGPCSFSQRQGNVTVHMGQRWVFRFNANEQGTGYQRENGEDGIRFTRDGDYTLSVYWPRALQCQGPIKAPVSVVYLNQAEPRRAALAVGDQHVLLPVAPSGSGARYSGSGVELWEHQGTTQINWRGQNLVCNS
- a CDS encoding chlorophyll a/b-binding protein, with translation MASSDFKIPYQRTGFVPFAESLNGRLAMLGFVIAIATEALSGKGILGQLGLG
- a CDS encoding thermonuclease family protein, translated to MITLDLPLAAVALLAQTRTGTVLSIGDGDTLRVREGNRTVNVRLACIDAPESSQAPFGAQARQQLQVLAPVGSSVELRIKATDGYGRSVAELTRGGRNLNQALVASGVAFVYWQYIAGCDRQTYGRLETEARLKRLGVWGVNGGLTRPWEYRSGQRKPSSSSSAPTGRRYTCSQIGSYAQAQVLLRQGHRYLDGDGDGEACESLKG
- a CDS encoding HD domain-containing protein, with protein sequence MSVSARYGEALLWAEQLHRDQRRKGKAIPYISHLISVSALVWEDGGTEDQAIAALLHDAIEDAGQSHASIAERFGSPVADIVRDCTDTNGTPAGGEKEPWLLRKTRYIASLEHKPEASLLVTAADKAHNAGDMVLDARRDPSMWRKFNAGLEGSAWYLLRMHQQLKHRLPGSRSVERLGEALSEVLASESYRRLVPDGLAPAVWAAGYAERLAAGES